The segment CCTGGACAGCTGCTCTCTTCAATCAGTAAAAGCTCATCGTAGTATTTGCTAATGTACTCTTCATCGGATTGGAAGATGGTTTGACTTGGAAGGTTAACGGATAGTCCGTTCTTACAACTAAACCAAGTGGGTTGGCCCGCTCTGGTAGCAGGGTTGAAGCGATTCAAGCCACTACCGTCGCAGAAAGTCATATCAATGGCCGTTCTCATGTCGACTTGACTGTCAATGCCATTGCTCTGGCAACCAGCCAACAGGCTCATTAATGCAATAGTGCAATACTTCTTCATTTGCAGTCCTTGTTTGCCCTGAGTATCCGATAAACACTCGTTCGGCTGATGTTCAGCATTTCTGCTATTTCCTGTTTGGAGTGACCTTCCGCGTCAAGTGATGCAATCTCTTCCGATTTTTCCTGAGCTGTTGCTTTGCGTCCTGTGTAGCGTCCTTTGGCTTTTGCCAGAGCAATCCCTTCAGCCTGCCGTTCAAGTAGCAATGAACGTTCAAAAGCAGCGACAGCACCGATAAGCGTTAGCATTAGACGACCTGTTGAAGTCTTAGTGTCAATGCCAAGATTCAGTATCTTTAGGCTCACTTCTTGTTCGTCAAAATACTCGACAATCTCTAGTAAGTGCCGCGTGTTCCTTGCCAAGCGACAGAGTTTGGTAACAACTACGACATCGCCGGGATGAAGGCTTTCAAGTAAGTTGTCCAGTTCAGGTCTGGATTTAGAAGCTCCGGAGACTTTCTCTCGGAAGATATGGTCACAGTCAGAAAGCGCTTTGAGCTGAACGTCTAGGTTTTGCCCGGTCGTACTGACGCGCGCATATCCATAAACGGCCATAAGACCTCCGCTAATTGTGATGTGCCAAAAGGTGTAATTGGTGGCACAGTTGGTAAAATCGTTAAAACAACGGGATTATGAAGTGATTTGAAGTGAACTTGCGTGTGCCAATAGGGTACAAGCTATTGATACGCAATAAGTATGATGTGTGACTAGGCTGATATTCGGTAGTTAGGTAGTCCTGTGATTAATGGTCTTACCTAACTTATAACCGGTGTGAACTTAGATGTTGGAAGTTCGACTTACCAAGTCGGCTCCCTAGTTGACATGCGGATTGAACTTATTCATATTAATGGCTCTTCTGCGTGTACAAAAAAGGTGTACAAATCAAGCATAAAGAGGTTGTTTAACTAATTGATTTTGCTTGGTTTTGTGGTGGTTCTCCTTGAATCGAGAGTTCGAATCTCTTGCTCACCGCCACATTCATGTCAAGAGACGCCCAAGGGCGTCTTTTTTCTTTTCTAACTTTTAAGAAAATCAGACAGTTAGTATCAACACTTGTCCACTCGTATCAATTTCTAACCATTTCCTTATGTAATGCTAAAAGTAATGCTTTTAAAATAGATCAAAATTCAGCATTACTTTTGGGAAAGAAATCGGCATTACTTGTAATCGAAGGAGAAGGATTGAAGTCGGCTCCTGAATCTTGTAACTGATTGATATCTATCAGTCCTGTGAAAAAGCATTACTCGAAAAACGAGGAGCAGGATTGGCCCAAAAAAAGCATTACTTTTGGGATCAGAATGGCCAAGCTAACCGCTAAAGAAGTTTCTAACGCAAAACCTAAAGATAAACCTTACCGCCTTGGTGATGGTGGGGGACTATTTTTGTACGTTCGTAAGAGTGGTGCAAAGTCTTGGGAGTGCCGTTACCTTAAACCAGCTACGGGTAAACCGACATATACAGGTATAGGTTCATTTCCTGATGTATCGTTAGCTGAAGCTCGGTTAAAAGCAACTGAAGTAAGAAAGCTGGTGGCAGATGGAATTGATCCACAGTTAGTGAAAGCAGAACAAAAAGCAAAAACCACCAGCGAACAAAACAACACATTTAGAGCTGTCGCTACGCTTTGGATGGACACAAAGCGAAATAGAATCAAAGAAAAGACAATCGAAGGGAACTGGCGCAAGCTGGAGCTATATGCTTTTCCTGAAATTGGCTCGATTCCCGTAACAATGCTTACAGCACCTATGGCGATTGCAGCTCTAAAACCAGTAGAGAAAAAAGGGCAGCTCGAAACCGTAAGGCGCACAGCACAACTTATCAATGAAGTAATGACCTATGCGGTCAACGCTGGTCTTATCCACTCAAATCCGTTAAGCGGTATCAAAGAAGTATTCCGTAAGCCGAAAGTACAGCATATGTTGGCGTTAGCCCCTCAGGAGCTTCCAGAGCTAGTACAAACTGTCGCGCGTGCAAGTAACAACCAAATGCCTAATTGAATGGCAGCTCAATACAATGACTCGTCCTAATGAAGCGGCAGGTACTCGCTGGTCTGAAATTGATATTGAAAACGCAGTCTGGACGATTCCAGCTGATCGAATGAAGATGAACCGAGAGCATCAAATACCGCTTACCGAGCAAACTCTAGCGATTCTCGAAGCTGTGAAACCTGTCAGCGGACATAGAGAGTTTGTTTTCCCATCTATACGCGATCCGAAGAAACCTACCGATGCAGAGAGTATCAACAAAGCATTAAGCAGAATTGGCTTTAAAGGACGCACAACCGCTCATGGGTTACGTTCTCTTGCCTCACAACGCTAAATGAGCAGGGCTTCAATGCTGACGTGATAGAGGCGGCACTTGCTCATACGGATAAGAACGCCATTCGCAAAGCATATAACCGCACAAGCTATTTTGAGCAACGCCGACCGTTGATGAAATGGTGGAGCGATCATATCGAACAGGCTAGCTATGGTTCTTTGTCTGTTACTGGCTTTCGTCAGTTAAAGGTGGTGAATAATGAATAAAAGACAATTAATACTTAACGGGGAACATTTTTCTATTGAGCAATCAGCTGAGGCTTTGGGATGTTCAATCGAGGATATAGAACATTATTTGGAAATAAGAACGATAGGAGCTTACGTTAGCTTACTTGGTTACGAAGCCCGAAGTGACATTGCGATTACAAGCTTAGATAAAGTGCAGATAGAAGGGGCATCTGTACCTGAAGAATTAATTCAAAAAATTATTAATTCGGATTTATCGGTTGTAAATGGTATTAAATTGCTCGAAAACGATAGTGAAATAATGTTAACCGTTCAGGCAAACTTGGAAGGATTGTGGGCTTTAGACCACAGGTCTACGGTCTTACTTTTACGGGAAATACCGTTATGTCAACCCAGATTACATTCAGCGAAAAGAACACCTAATCCAATAAACTACCTTGGGGGGACATTACCCTTTGTATACGGCTTTAGTGCCCCTAAAGGCATAACAAAGCACGATATTAGGATTTTAAAAAAGGACCTGTTTAACCTCTATGAATCGCTTCATACTAAGAAGAAACCGTTACCTAATATCTATAGCATCCAATCAGATACAGAATTTACTTCCCAGAATCTAAAATCGCGGATAGAAGCGGGCCAAACAGATATGATTTCTGCACTCATCCATTGCTTACCCGATTTAAAAGCTCTGTTGGACAAAACGCCATCTAATGCGCCCGATATCATAGATGATTATCTCCAAGCTAGGGGACTACCTCCAGTTAGGGTTGGTAGGAATACTTACGAAAACTGGATGAAGAAAGAAAAATACTCAAAAAAATTAAATGCAAAAAAACAAAGTTAGCTCAACAAATACAAAGTTAGCGTAATTTTGTAGCGCTTTATTATCCGGTTTCTTAAATTTCCCCTTGTCCAACGGAACAAATACACGACAAGGGGCAACCATGACTCAAATCGAAACCAATCAAGCTTTAAATATTGATCCTGTTTTGCGCTTTCCTGAAGTTCTTGCGCTAACAGGAGCACGCTCACGTCAAACTATCTACAACTGGGTAGAACGAGGCACATTTCCTAAACCGATTAAAATCGGTCCCAGTGCTATCGGGTGGCTAAAGTCTGAATGTGATTTATGGAAACAGCAGTTACTTGGCGCAAGAGAGGTTCGGACATGAAAAATAATGTTACGACCTTGCGAAAGGGTCAACCTCATAAACAAAACGCTCCTAGAAATTTTAAAGCTGAGCAATGGGCTTATTATGACAAAGCAAAAATATTTCTTACGAAGGGGCGTCAGAATAATTTCTTACGGGCGCTCATTACTTTTGCCAATAGGGATAACTGTTGCTGGAAGTCAATAGCAACGTTTGCGAGGGAGATGGGGGTAAGTGAAAAAACGGTAAGTCGCGCAATTAGGGAGTTAGAAGAACTTGATCTAATAGTGGTTTTCCGTAACCGAAAAACAAGCAGCAGGTCTCATCCTAATACGTACTATCTTAATTTTGGGTGTGAACTTTTTGATACGGTTAATAACATTGATGCGTGTGGACAAGCTAGGAAAAATTACGGTGACACCTCATTAGATGCGGTCAATTTGTCATCTGAGATACGGTCAGATTGTCCTCAAGATACGGTCAATATGACCCCCGAATATAAAGGGATTATTCATACAAATACAAAAACAGGGGAAGAACCTGATTTAATGAAGATGTGGTCACATTTGAAAGGTTTCGTAAAATGGAAAAATGACCGATCTTTGCCAAGTTTACCTAGTGAAGATGATCTTAACGCTATGCTATGGACTATTGATAATTTTTCTGTGAATCCTAAAAGCCAAAAGGATTGTTTAGCGATATTTGAATTTGTCATAAATGAATTAGGAGAGTCACAGGCAGTGTTGAATCCATTAGTTAGGCTAAAAAAGGCTAATAAAGAAAACTCGCAAGGAAAAAATCCATTTATTGGTCGTTTTAAAGAATGGCGAAAAAACCGATTTTAACGCGAGTTTTTCAAAATATCAGAAATTTGTCTTTTTAGGTTGTATGTCAGGTACAACCAAAGCGAAATTTTTATCTATTACAATTCATTGAGTTAAACGGTTTTAGGGTTTTTAGTTGTATCTATTACTGAAAAATGAAACAGAAATGGCAAATTTTGGCTTTTTTACGAGGTTTTTCGGTTGATTTTTAAGCCAGCAATTAAGTAGAAATTTGCTAGCGTTCATATTTTCTATAATCGATGGTTTAGGGTTTGGATTAATTTGTTCAGTTCAATTAATATGAAATAATGTGTTTATTAAGCTGGTGGAATATTTTTGTTCACGTTCCAGACCTGTTTTAGGTTAATTGCATTGAGAGATATTTTTTGATTGAGAGTCTGAGAATAAGGGTGGTTTCTAAGCTACAGTTTTGGAAGTTTCGCTCAAGGTGGGGAAGGGTTCGCTTTGTTCTCGAACGTAACGCTTATAAAAGAAATTCTATAGTTGCTAAATTGTATTAGTTCCGACTAGATCTGACACTTCAATTTGAAAAGAAGAGAGTTACCCACTTTGATTAAAGGTGCTTAATCACTAATCAAAGACAAAAAGAGGTAACTCTCATGCTTCATACTAGCAATCCAATTATCAAACACAAAGCGGGCCTTCTCAATCTTGCAGAAGAACTCGGTAATGTATCTAGAGCCTGTAAGGTTATGGGGGTATCAAGAGATACTTTCTACCGTTATCAAGAGTTGGTTGAGACGGGGGGTATTGATGCTCTGATTAACCGTAGCCGAAGAGCACCGAATTTGAAGAACCGTGTTGATAGTGAAACTGAGCAAGCCGTTATCAAATACGCCATCGACTTCCCAGCTCATGGACAAGTTAGAACGAGTAATGAATTACGTAAATTGGGAGTGTTTATCTCTCCAAGTGGCGTACGCTCAATCTGGCTTCGCAATGACCTAGAGAACTTCAAGAAACGTCTTATCGCACTGGAGAAACAGGTCGCAGAGAACGGTATTATCCTAACAGACGAGCAAGTTGCGGCTCTTGAGCGTAAGAAGCACGATGATGAGGCTTGTGGTGAGATAGAAACAGCGCATCCAGGTTATCTCGGCTCTCAAGACACATTCTATGTTGGCAACTTGAAAGGTGTTGGTCGCATCTATCAACAAACCTTCGTTGATACCTACAGTAAAGTCGCCTTTGCCAAGCTCTACACAACGAAAACACCAATCACCGCAGCGGATATATTGAATGATAAGGTTCTACCGTTCTTTGAGGCGCATGAACTGCCAATGCTGCGAATCTTGACTGACCGAGGCACTGAATACTGTGGTCGTGTTGAGCAGCACGATTACCAGCTCTACCTAGCCATTAATGATATCGACCACACGAAAACTAAAGCGATGTCACCACAAACAAATGGTATCTGCGAGCGCTTCCACAAGACCATATTGAATGAGTTCTACCAAGTGACATTCAGAAAGAAACTGTATGGTTCTATCGAAGAGTTGCAGAAAGATCTGGACGAATGGATGGACTACTACAACAATCACCGTACTCATCAAGGAAAAATGTGCTGTGGCAGAACGCCGATAGAAACATTAGAGGATGGGAAATCAATCTGGGCTGAAAAGAATCTAGCCCAGATATAATCTGACAGGCACCAAGTCGAAAAGTGGGTAACTGTCAGATCAGGTCTGAATTAGTACAGCTAAATCGAAGGACAGTATTCACATTTTAAGCTCTTTCACTTGGATAGGTGTAAAAAGCTTAATATGGGTCTTGTTATTGATAGCGACTCTGATTTTTGTCGAAACTTATGTTCGTACTAACTTATCTTGGCTGCCAGCACTGAAGACAAACGAGAAAACTTTTAACATTGAACAGCTCAGGTTGTACGCTCAGATACTAACCACAGTATTCTCCATCTATTTTGCAACAATTGGTATCATACTGAGTGCAGGTTATACAAAACTTCGTCGTGATATAATTCAGATGCTTACCAACGAACAGGTCGGGAGCGTTTATTCACGAGTTTTGGTGTTCGCCGCAATGTTTTGTTTGACAGCAACTGCATTACCATTATTTGGATATGACCCCGGTTTGTTTGTATATGCCGCTGGATCAATTCTAACTTTATTAAGTGCCTTTACCCTGTTTCCATTAGGTCAGAGATTATTTAATTTTTTTGATCTTAACTTACTCGTTAGCAGTGAGATTCTTCCTATTATTGCGCGCCATATAGATGGTGCTGCAAACCATAAGAATTCAGTATCATTATCCAATCATCATTCAAAGATTGCACGACTATCTTTAGAACAGCTTTTTTATATAGATGACCGAATAAAAGAAAATAAAGTAGATTTGGAAGATAATTTACCTGCGTTAACTCGTCAATATACAGGCTTGCTTCTTCACTACATGCAGAGTAAGCTGCGTATTCCGGAGCAATCCAGCCACCGTTTCCGGGATTCCCCGGACACCCATTCCGTTTTAATCCGGACACTATTTCCGGCATAAACCAGCCATTTTTCCACTAACTCCGGAATCACTGTCCGGTTAAGCGGAAACCCTGTCCGGTTACTCCGGAATATCCCTCTTTTCTCTTTTAAATCAATCACTCACTATTCTTGTTATGCATATTAACGTAGCAAGGAAGTGATAATGCCGAAAAAGAGAACATCTATGACAAACATCAAAGAGGTATTACGCCTTAAATATGAGTGCCATCTGTCGACCAGAAAGATCGCTTCCTGCACGAAAGTAAGTCGTTCAACCATCTCAGAAATACTGACCCGTTTTGAGCAAAGCGCAATGAGTTGGCCTCTCCCTGAAAGCTGCTCTGATACTGAACTGGCTCAGACTCTCTATCGTGACAAAACAATCAGCGACACAAAGGTGATGCCGGACTTCGCCCAGTGCTTTGTCGAACTGAAACGTAAGGGCATGAGCAAACATCTGCTGTGGGAAGAGTATCTGGCTGAATATCAGGAGAGAGCTTATCGTTACAGCCAGTTCTGCGAGCATTACACTCGTTGGTTAAAGAAGCAGAAACGCAGTATGCGTCAGAGCCACCTGGCCGGTGACAAACTGTTCATCGACTACTGTGGACCAACCATCCCGGTGGTAAACCCTGAAACCGGAGAAATCCGCAACGCTCAGATCTTCGTGGCGACGTTAGGTGCGTCCAACTACACCTATGTTGAAGCCTGTGAAAGCCAGCGACTTGAGCACTGGCTGGAAGCTCATGCCAATGCCTTTGAACACTTCGGCGGCGTTCCGGCGTTGCTTGTACCTGATAACCTAAAATCCGCGGTGACCAAAACGGACCGCTACGAACCCAAGCTCAACGATAGTTACCGCAAGTTGGCGTACCATTACCGCACGGCCGTTATGCCAGCACGCCCTTATAAACCCAAAGATAAAGCCAAGGCTGAGAATGCCGTCCTTATCGTTGAGCGTTGGATCATGATGCGGCTTCGTCACCGAACCTTCCATACCTTCAAAGAGCTAAACCTCTCTATCCGGGAGTTAATGGACTCACTGAACCAAAGACAGATGAAACAACTGGGAGCCAGCCGAAAGGAGCTGTTCGATACTCTGGATAAGCCGGCACTAAAACCTCTCCCCGTACAACGTTATCTCTACACAGAAATCAAACGCGCCAAAGTGGGGCCGGATTATCACATCGAATACAAAAGGCATTATTACTCTGTTCCCCATCAGTTAGTGGGCCAATACGTTGAGCTTGAAGCCACTTCCAGGCTGATACAGATATACCATCAGGGTAATCTGATCTCTCAGCACCCAGCCAGTAAAAAAGAGCATGGGATCAGTACTTATCCGGAGCATATGCCCAGCAATCATCAATATCAAAAATGGTCACCAGAGCGGTTACTTAACTGGGGAGGCCGGATCGGCGCAGCGACACAAGAAGTGGTCAACCGATTACTCATGTCGAAAGCGCATCCTGCGCAAGCCAATCGCAGTTGCCTTGGGCTTCTCAACCTGACGAAAAAATACGGTGACGCTCGCTTAGAGCAGGCATGTAAAGATGCTCTGATGGTGAACAAACCCTATCTCAGGTTCATCAGAAACTTGCTTGAAAATCACCGGGAAGGCCTGTTGTCTTCGACTCCGGAATCCACCCCTGACATCCAACACAGCAATGTGCGCGGACCCAACAGTTATCACTAGGAGAGAATGATGAACACAATAAGCGAACAACTCAAATCACTGCGTCTGAGCCATGCCGCCTCGGCTCTGGAGCAACAACAAGAGCAGTTATCGACCTATGCAGAGCTGAGCTTCGAAGAGCGGTTAAGCCTGCTGCTTGAAAGCGAAGTGTTGGGACGAAATCAGGCCAAAATCCAACGCCTGAAGTGGCAAGCTAAACTCCGGGT is part of the Vibrio diazotrophicus genome and harbors:
- a CDS encoding recombinase family protein; the protein is MAVYGYARVSTTGQNLDVQLKALSDCDHIFREKVSGASKSRPELDNLLESLHPGDVVVVTKLCRLARNTRHLLEIVEYFDEQEVSLKILNLGIDTKTSTGRLMLTLIGAVAAFERSLLLERQAEGIALAKAKGRYTGRKATAQEKSEEIASLDAEGHSKQEIAEMLNISRTSVYRILRANKDCK
- a CDS encoding helix-turn-helix domain-containing protein — translated: MKNNVTTLRKGQPHKQNAPRNFKAEQWAYYDKAKIFLTKGRQNNFLRALITFANRDNCCWKSIATFAREMGVSEKTVSRAIRELEELDLIVVFRNRKTSSRSHPNTYYLNFGCELFDTVNNIDACGQARKNYGDTSLDAVNLSSEIRSDCPQDTVNMTPEYKGIIHTNTKTGEEPDLMKMWSHLKGFVKWKNDRSLPSLPSEDDLNAMLWTIDNFSVNPKSQKDCLAIFEFVINELGESQAVLNPLVRLKKANKENSQGKNPFIGRFKEWRKNRF
- the istA gene encoding IS21 family transposase, giving the protein MPKKRTSMTNIKEVLRLKYECHLSTRKIASCTKVSRSTISEILTRFEQSAMSWPLPESCSDTELAQTLYRDKTISDTKVMPDFAQCFVELKRKGMSKHLLWEEYLAEYQERAYRYSQFCEHYTRWLKKQKRSMRQSHLAGDKLFIDYCGPTIPVVNPETGEIRNAQIFVATLGASNYTYVEACESQRLEHWLEAHANAFEHFGGVPALLVPDNLKSAVTKTDRYEPKLNDSYRKLAYHYRTAVMPARPYKPKDKAKAENAVLIVERWIMMRLRHRTFHTFKELNLSIRELMDSLNQRQMKQLGASRKELFDTLDKPALKPLPVQRYLYTEIKRAKVGPDYHIEYKRHYYSVPHQLVGQYVELEATSRLIQIYHQGNLISQHPASKKEHGISTYPEHMPSNHQYQKWSPERLLNWGGRIGAATQEVVNRLLMSKAHPAQANRSCLGLLNLTKKYGDARLEQACKDALMVNKPYLRFIRNLLENHREGLLSSTPESTPDIQHSNVRGPNSYH
- a CDS encoding helix-turn-helix transcriptional regulator, with protein sequence MTQIETNQALNIDPVLRFPEVLALTGARSRQTIYNWVERGTFPKPIKIGPSAIGWLKSECDLWKQQLLGAREVRT
- a CDS encoding IS481-like element ISVvu4 family transposase, with the translated sequence MLHTSNPIIKHKAGLLNLAEELGNVSRACKVMGVSRDTFYRYQELVETGGIDALINRSRRAPNLKNRVDSETEQAVIKYAIDFPAHGQVRTSNELRKLGVFISPSGVRSIWLRNDLENFKKRLIALEKQVAENGIILTDEQVAALERKKHDDEACGEIETAHPGYLGSQDTFYVGNLKGVGRIYQQTFVDTYSKVAFAKLYTTKTPITAADILNDKVLPFFEAHELPMLRILTDRGTEYCGRVEQHDYQLYLAINDIDHTKTKAMSPQTNGICERFHKTILNEFYQVTFRKKLYGSIEELQKDLDEWMDYYNNHRTHQGKMCCGRTPIETLEDGKSIWAEKNLAQI